TTCACTTCAAGGCTCTGGAGGCATTGGCGTTTTAGCTTGTATGTAAACACTTGATGCTGGAATGTCTGTcttgttgtgtatgtgtgttgctctcttctgtattttattatttcttttctatGGATCGCCGCTGTGTccgaaatcaaatcaaatcaatcaatcagtcaatgcATGTGCCACAAGAAATTAACGTTACAATTGCTAAATTatgagaaaaaagaacaaaccacAGGAAAAGTTCTGTaatagtaattaaaaaaaaagcctactGCGGTACATTTCAGTGAAGAGGCAACAAATCAGGAATGTGAAAACTTaaaattttaatgtttcttcttttcaaaaagCGTTGAAGACTTCTGTCATATAAAGAGAAAGTCACTGCTGTATAAACACCTTTgcagaaaaatactgaaaactcCACATATAGCAGCAGAATAATCATTAAATTGACCACAGTGAATAGAGCTAAAAGACAAACATGTCAAAAATAGACATTTCAGTCAATAATGTAAACTCACTCGGAAGTTTGAACAAAATTACGTGGACTTATAAACATCCTCCCGTTCATTCTCCGTCGTCTGTTTTGTTAAATTTGGCAGAACTGAGTGTAAATAATTTGATTTCTGTGTGAAAACCAACAAGCGGAAGTCGCCTTCTTCCCTCCCTGTTTACAGTTTGTACGAGTAAATCCCAATCCTGCGAGGGATCCTTCTCACAGGATCCATCAATCTGCCACAGCTGCTCCCAACACTCCTAATTCCAGCTACGCACTTTTAAACTGTCTTCCTGGATGTTTAAATATAGTGAGACAACTGCAGCAGGAACTTTGGTATGAAGTACTTCAAAGAAATCCTCTGAATTAATCAAATCCAATCACAACTGCTGAATGGGAAGCAGAGTAGAGGCGGAAAGCTTTTATCCACCAACCGAACAACTCACATCAGATGACTTcgtatgtttttattgtttttgggGAGGAACTTTGCCTGAACCACTCGCAGCTGTTTGTCATCAGTAAATGTTGCCTTGAAGTGTCATTACAGATAGGAAAACCAGCTCCAACATCCCGGATTCTCAGACTCCCACATAAAAATAGacataacaaaacaaatcaggaGATTTTactctttctcttttgtttaataaaaactgaagctgaaactaaGTCCTTCAGGAAATGATCTCCCTGTTCTGTCCAGCAGATTTTCGGTCCCGCAGTTAGAAGAAGGCCATGATGAAGTCGTCCGCCACTCTGTGGAACCCCGGGGCTGCCTGGGGGATCTGCGCCATGGAGAGCACGTCGTCGGTCATGAGGAAGGCCACGGGCCCCACGCGGGTCCACACACACCTCTCGCACAGCGGCCCGCCCTGCGACTTGCAGTcgctctgcagagaaacacgAGAACCATGAAACCAGTGCGGGCCCAGAGGAAGGCGGCCTCCGCCGAGTGGTTTCTTTCCCCCCCATCTTCTTACATAATTCATGGCTGGTTTGCTCATGATGAACGCCGAGCCGGGCGTGAGGCAGTTGGGACAGCTTCCAACGGAGCACGGGGGAGTGGTTCCATCCGCCAGCGGGGCGGGGGGCATCTCAGACTTCAGCAAGTATTCCTGGGAAAGCATAAGTTCAAAcagctgtttttcatttgaGGGTCGCAACTGAATTTATTCTCATTGTCTCTGTTATCATCTCCAGCGAGAGGAGTTAATCTACCGGTGGATTTCTTAAACCTCACTGAAACCTGGTGAAAGAAGGGTGAATATCTCTGTTTCAATGTAGCGTCCATCTACAACTCAaatcttctcacagcctcagatagaggactggtctctgttctggtcctgttcgatctcagtgctgcattccacACTGTTGATCATGACGTCCTACTGcagagactagaatatactattgggattaaaggttcagcattaaactggtttcaatcatatttaacagacaggttccactttgtcAATGTTAACGATGATTCTTGGATCAAAGTTGaatatggagttccacagggttctgttctaGGACCTATGCTCTttacattatacatgcttcctgtagggaacatcatcaggacacactccattaacttccactgttatgcagatgatacacagatctatttatccctgaaaccagatgacaccgATCAATTTATCAaattagaagcttgtcttaaagaCATAGAAACCTGGAAGAGtcgtaattttctcctcctaaattcagataaaacagaagttattttatttggcccaaaacaccggAGGGAAAAAGTGTCTAAACAAATAgtgatggtgttgctttaacctCCAGTAACAGAGAGAAAGATTTAAGCCTTTCATCTTTCCAtaaatcgtttttttttttccttctcagcACTGCAGTGAAAGTGTCAGGCCTCTCCGGTTTCAAACATTCTCTTCAAGCCTCCGACCTCCAGGTTCACGGTTTGAGCGATTTACAGGAGGAGTCCACATGTTGAGAAACAGACGGAAGCAGTTTGTCCTCCAGGGAGACTTTGTCCTCCGGCAGATGCTTCCCATCAGTTTCTCTTAAATATAGAACAGAGTCTAACAAAAGCGTCGGCATGTGGCGGCCATTAAATGTGCTCACGACTCGTTGGGAgtcgtgagcgtgtgtgtgtgtgtgtgtgtgtgtgtgtgtgtgtgtgtgtgtgtgtgtgtgtctgtttatgtttatatgtgtgcatttatgtatGTTATTGTAAATTGTGTTAGATATGTATGTGTTTATGGACCCCCTCGAAAACGAGATGCTACATCTCAAGGGGCATTCTATtaataaaacttcaaaaaacTTCTAATATTTGAGTCGGGTGATGTCCTCCGGGAGGTGAATGTTCCAGATCCGGCACAGCCACAGATGTGTGTATTCTGAGCGCTGCCCTTACCCCGGCTATCGTCAGGATGCGTTGGATGTTCTTCGTCATGACCAGAGACGTCTTGGAACGAGTCACCGCCACGTACAGCAGGTTCCACTCGTCGTCGGGAATTTTACCTGCGCCAAGtggagacaggaaaaaaaatctgagctgttGAGGAAACCGCGCCTCTTTAGCCTGGAAAGTTCTGACATACGGAGGTTAGATATGAGATAACAGAAAGGAAAACCTACAGAAAGAGAAGTCGGGGTGGTGGCACAGCTCGTGGCCGGAACAGGGAACCTTGGCGAAGTCGTCGTTCACGATCACGGTGTGAAACTCCAGACCCTTGGCCTTGTGGACCGTCCCCACGATGAAGTCTGTCAGGAGAGGAGCAGCGGAACGTTTCAGCgaagaaatgaaagaagccGTCCATCGATTTCCTGTCCGGGGAAGCGGATCTCGCCCTTGCGGATAAAAACGGCGCCCAACCTGCTCTGCTGATGTCCCGTTCGTAGCAGCTGTTGAGGCGCTCCACCAGCTCGGGGATGCGCCCGCCGTACGTCTCCACGATGGCGAGCTTCCCGCCCAGCTCGTTGTCCTCGGTCTGCTCGGCGTACTTCTTCAGACTGTAGAAGGCGCATCCGATGTTCTTTGCGAATGAGCGGATGAAGGGATCCCTGAAATCTAGAtcgagagagatagagagacagagagagagagagagagagagagagagagagagagagagagagagagagagagagagagagagagagagagagagagagagagagagagagagagagagagagagagagagagagagagtaaactCGCGTTAACTTCATATTTGAAGTTTTCTGAGTGACGGTTTTTATTTTGAGTTGTATTAATGCTCCTTTTCTGCATGCGGTCCTTGTAAACAACCACCATTGATAAGACTCTCACATCGTGGTCGCTGGACTTCCTTTTtgccgctgtgctgcaggaggtgcCAAAGGTCCAAGATTTTATCCAGGCCGATATTTTTGACAtcctttatgaaaaaaaatgaacgaATCAACAAAGGCTCGGTATGATCAGAGCAAGAAGACAATCGACGGAGGTTTCATTCAAACTCACTCCTATGAAGTGGATCCGGCAGTTTGGGTTGGCGTCGATCAGAGAGACGGCCCTGCTGAACACTCCCAGGTTGCACCGGGACAAGATGGCCGTCTGCCCCGGGCTCGTACTCACCCCTGTATTCATGCACTCCAGAGCCTTATTCGCCGTCTCGTCACACACTCCATCTACAACACAAAGGGGAAGGATAAAAACCTAAACTAAACAGAATATTCTCATGCTGCATTTCCACTCATTCACCTCTCTGCTTTCCACCAACAAGGATCTTGTCGACTTTCTTGCAGACGCTGAGGATGGTGGCTCCAACGTAGGCGATCTCAGCACCGAACCGAAAGCTCTGGATCACAAAAGACCACGACTCAAAACACGACAGCTCACGTCCCTCAAAGTGAACTCGTGACTGATGAAGAGAAGCTTCCTGTATTTAGTTTATTTGACCTTCTACAGCCGCGTCACATGACGTGTGTGAGTGCGTACCTGTGTGAGAtagtagatgtgtgtgtgctcggtgACGTTCAGGGCGTTGACGGCTCCTCTGAAGGTGTAGATCTGCTGGTGAGGATCTCCAACCAGGATCTTCCCGCAGCGCTGCGAGAGCAGCACATCCATGATGACTGAAGGCGGAATGAAACCATTTTCAGCGTCACAAACTGAAATTCACGGCAGGTTTGTGAATTTGTCTGGTCGGGGGCGGCCGGCTGGGTACCCGGAGCGCAGTCCTGCGCCTCGTCTATGAACAAGGCGTCGTACTGGTCGGAGAGACGGGGCTTCGGGGTTTGCAGCTGCCACAGCTTCAGGTAACCTGCGGACGCAGGAACGTGTGTGTACGGTGTGCGTCTAACACTCACGACCTCTCACCTGGACTCCTACAGCTGACGTACCATCGTGAGTCATGAAATAGGCGACCTGTGTTTTCTCGTGGAGGTCCGTCATTTTGTCCCAGATCATCAGCGCGTCGTCCACAAACAGCTCGGGATTCAGCttgagaggaggaaataaaaggtGTGAGGCGAGACTCTCCAGGCGCTCCTGCTGAACGACTCGCCGGTACCATTTGTTCCAGCGCCACGGCTTCTGTGGAGACCCTGCCGTTGTCGAGGTGAGGGGAGGGAACGTGGTGCGGGCCGATGGTCCGGTCCGCCGACGCCATGAAGTTGTTGAGCGTCTCCGAGATCACTTTGGACCTGGCGAAGCCCCCGCGGCCTTTGGGCAGGGCGAAGCTGATGTTGAACGGCTTCACGTTGGGGACGAGCTTGTTGCTGTTTCTATACCTGACGGAGGAAAAGGATGACGGCAGCAggaacagggggaaaaaaaaaaaaaaaaaaaaagcggttATGAAAGGACATCCTCCTGAAGCTGAGTGGCAGCGCTCCTCCTGCACCTCTTTCCGATGTCGTTGTAGGCCAGCGAGTGGACCGTCCTGCACTCCACGTTGCGGGGGAAGCGGCGGCGCGCCTCGGTGGCCACCGAGTTGTTGAAAGCCACGTACAGGAAGCGGAGGTGCGGCCGCTGCTCGGCGTACTTCACCAGCGTGGTGGTCTTCCCCGTCCCTGCGTCGGGCGGGAGGGGGACTTTCAGCCGCGGCGGGCGCCGGAGATCCGAATCTGAGCAACTTCTGCCTTCTCCTACCTGCAAACGCGATGATCTTGACCACGTGGTCGCGCTGGATGTCGTGTCTGAGgatctcctgctgctcctgcgtGACGTGAATCCGGCGCCCCCTGACGAACACAGAGCCGGTCAGAGCTGTAAATCCGAGTGGATATCAAGCAGGTTTTACACACACCATGTACGCCTCACCTGCCCTCCCCGGAGGTGTCAGTGAAGGGTCCGTTCTCCAGCAGGTGCAGGACGTAGTAGATGTTGTAATGCAGCCTGAGGAGGCGGGAGACGGCCGTCGTGAGCCGACCGACGACGACTGGATACTGAGAACGACGGACTGCGCGGGGCCCACCTGTTGCTGATCTGGACGCGGTTCCTCTGCAGGGCCAGCAGCATCATGGCCATGTGGTTCAGGTACTCTGTGACTGCCGAGAAGGACAAGCAGCCGGCGAGCAGCGACACCAGCGCCTCCACGTCCGCCACGCTCTCGCTCAGGATCAGGATGACGGCCATGGCCGCGTACGGGTTGGGTCCCTGGAGGTCGCGCGCACGACTGATGAGATTCGCGCACCGACGCCAATTAACGTTCAACGCCACATCACGTGAGCGCTGTACCTGGCAGTTGAGGTGCAGGTGCTTCTTGATATCGGGAATCCGTAGGGTGACGGAGGCCTCGGCCTGCGGGTAGAGCCGGTGCCTCTTGACTCGCTCCAGAACGTCGTCCGGCCTCACCCGCTCTGCCACTGGATGCTGGGCCATGAGACTGAACAAAACACACCAAACGtcacaaaaataacacaaaaaacagcagaaaatcacATAAAGAACTCATTAGTTAGGCGTTTTACACAGTTATGAATAATGATGAAAATGACTCCAACATGTACTAACAGAATTGAAGAAATGGAGACTTACACCACGAGGCTTCGCATGCTGAGGTCTGATCGCGTCCGATCGGTGATGCCACTGTCCTTCAGGGTCTTCGCCATCTCGCCCACCATTTCCTTTTCTCTCATCACGTAGCGGTAGTATCGCTTCTTGAAAGGCATGAACTGTTCAAACAGAGCACATCACAGGACTCCAAGAAGCAGTTggatggggatttttttttttagcttttcagTTTGATACCTGCAGCTTAAACATGTCGAACATATGACTAATATTCACGTCTTTTATATGGAATTTGAACTTGAGGCTAATTTAATATGCTCGTGTCCGAGACTCATCCAGGTTATTTCTTTGAGCAGAATCATCTGGTGTTTGGATGTGTTGGTTTTCAAACTAATCATTTGATTGATTTAGCCTGATATCTTCCCATAGTTAAGTGCTTTCCAATTAActtcttgtttcatttttagCAATCTGTGCCAATATTTGAAGAGTACCTTGCCTGTTATTCCTGGCTGGAGATGACTGAGGGGAGATTACAATACTTACACCTTGTGGCCAAAAGAGGGAACAATTTCATTTACTCCTAGATTAACAAAGGTGGCAGGTTTCCATGGTTAAGcagcaaaattaaaaacaaaaataataataaatcaggATTTATCAGATTTTTatggggaaacaaaaaaaaacaaatgcagggCTCCTTATTACGATGGTAGAGAAACAACTTATGCTCTCACTCTAAGTATCCAAAACACGGTGATGTGGAGAAATTCTAACTCTTCTAATGTgccacacagagctgctctAACCTTAGTGTCCTGGACAATGTCCCTCCAGCGATGACACACCAGGCTGACACAGCGGTAGAGGTCCCGCGCCGGGACGAGGCACAGTATCTGCCTGAGCACTTCCTCTGGAAGGTCGTCAATGCAGCCCTGAGGCTGGAGTAAGGCTTTGTTGGTGCCCAGGAGTCCATAGTGTTCATCGGGGAGgggctccacctcctcttcgtCACATCTCTCAAATTCAGAGTCATCGTCAAACATCTCTGCCGTCACTCCCTCCAGATAATCCACCTCCGGCTCCTTTGTGGCTTCGGACTCCAGCCCCATCGGGACTCCTAACAGGCTGGCGTCATCAATCTCATCCTCGTCCATCATGTCAGACTCTGGAATCACAACTGCAGCTAAAAGGTTGTCATCGATCTCATTGTCGTCGTCTTCGGGGTTTGGTGGAAGTGGGACAGCTAACAGGCTGATGTCGTCGtcgtcttcatcctcctcctcgacAGCATTTGGACCTCCGTTGCGATACATAGACGTAGAAGGCAGGGACGGCTTGTGTGGACTCGTACTGATGACTTTTGACACTGAGAAGAAGTTGTTGATGCTCTTCTGACGCCCGGAAGGACTCCTGAAAGCTGCTGGTGCTGTAATGACatggaaagaggaaaaagacaTCCAGAGTCTGGCCTTCATATTTTGATCCAACAAAGacattgacagttttttttttgtgtacacTAAGCAGAAAGCTTGTAATTACCAAATCTGCGTGTCTTCGAGGGCGTCCTGGGATACAGCCCTCGGTTGGGGTCATGATTGCTTCGGGCGCTGTTGGCGTGAGGTTGTGTGAGGGCGTCTGTCCCTGCAGCACTCTGTCCAAGCTCCTCACACTCCTGTGCATTCAGGTGTCTCCTCTTAGCCTTTCCTTGGAAATCACACAGAATTCAAACACATGAATGCAAGACAGAATATGATGCTGTGATGTCCTTAAAGCCATTTTCAATGTCCTCACTCAACACATGTAAAATCTGTACTTTCTGCAACCTGTGCATTTATAATTAtttacatatatacacatatatacacatattcTATTTTCTTGTGAGGCTCTGTGATCATTGTACAATCTCAGCTGTATCAAGCGTTGGAGACACGAGAAATCAAACAATATTAATCATTATTGGTGTGTTTTCGTCCTATTGTTGTAAGACACTTACTTTTAACAGCCACCTCCATTCTGGTTCCCAAAGCAGCACTTCTACATACCGCCAAGAAGACACTTTGGTACCTTAAAgatgcaaaaacacaacaaaaacaaaacaaacaaaagtttcaCAGTAACTGTCGGAGGGGCtcgagaaaataaaaaaaaccgcTTCTCGTTGCCTCTCTGTTTAAGGAAGCGAGCAGCTGCGACATGAagtaaacatgtttgtgttataaaactgaagttaaaagcagtttttcatttaGAAATATGGATTTCGATGCTTCCGTGTTTTTCCAAGCGGCGCTGCTGTAGAAATGACGTGATTGGTCCGTTTCTTCTTcgttgaaacaaaaaaggctCATTACTGCGGATCGCTGCgcactaccgccacctactgGACGAAGAAGATGCATTCGAGGAAAACTGAGTGGTGCAGCTTTTATTTCTGTAAATCCAGATGCGAAAGCATTGAGATTGATGCAGAGAAGGAATCAAGGGTTGAAATGCGTATTTCTTTTATTGGTATTAGACTTAATAGTAATgtgatttctgtcatttcaccCGGGTATCAATTGAAATTGTGTCATATTACTGCATTGATTATGTTGATTGTACcgattatttctttttctttttgcatattCTTACTTATATATGCAGGGTGTGTTTGAATTGCATAGCTCCTGGACAATACTGGGGCTGACTAAACGTAGCAAAAACAGTCATTGTTGTACTTCAAGGCAATAATGCTAATAATGACAGCCACTTGCTACTGCAGTCATATCACACATTTGATTCTGAAGGaaatgtgtggttttctgtttgaaacaCATAGGTATGTTAATATCTgtattatttttgcattttttttcttttaaatgcccTCTAGATCTATTCTAAACTGTTTCTAAGCCCTCTTTTTAATTgtgagaagagaaaaactgcGGTGAACTTGTTCATCTTAGAATACACTTCTTCTCATCTCTATTGACTCCACTGACCAGTCACTTCTTCCTCCTGTCATCTCTCTATTCTTAGCTTCTTTCTCTGCCATGTTTCATGCACTTCTTCTCCCTAACCCATCAGCTCAGTTTAAGACAAAAGCACACACTCCAGTACAAACATTAGTCCCACATTTATTCATTAGTCAGTAAATTCCTACTTTCCATGTTAAGCACAATGTCAATATCCAGGTAATTGCACCTGTAGGCACAGCGGTACCGTCTGTTAATCATTAAACATCAAAGCTTGTCTACATTCCCCACAGCTAAAAAGTGCATCCTTGATTTTGCAGAATGACTTTAGAGAAAATCCAGAAGAAGGATGATAGCTTGAATGGTCCAgttttttagtttcagaaaaagagagacacGTTTAATAGTTTTAGTGCAAGTTAGGGAATGTCTTCAAATGTAAAACTCCAAACAACCTGCATGTAATCTCACAATCATATTAACAATCTGAAAGGTGCTACATGTCGGATTGAAGCCTGAATCGTGTTTCAGGCTGAGAGACGAGCTGCGTCGTCTCATCTGACGTCCACCACTCCGCAGGAGACGCAAAGAAGCAGACGTTAAAATTCCAGACTCCTTCGTCGGCTCTTtccttcactgcttcagcaccGGCAGCTCGCTCGGCTTGAAGAAGGCCTGAACCATGCCCATGGCGAAGATGTAAACTTTGGCGTCCACCACGATTTTCTCTTTCCGGAGCAGATCTGCGGCGAAGGAGCGAGCAGAGAGCGAGTTAGTCAGCTGTTCTCTCGTCCGGAGAGCGTGCTGTGAGACACGAGAACGCTCACCGTCTATTTTAGCCTGGAATTCATCCAGTGGCAAAAGGATAACTTCAACAAattctgcagagagagagagagagagagaaggatgaAGGCCATCATCTCGGGAAAGAACTGAAGATGAGTTCTGAACACGGCAGAGACGAAACTCACCTCCTTCACCTGTGGAAGAACACAAGAGAAGAGTCATTAGtcagtttttcagtgttttaattaCGTTCTGAAAATTTAGAAAGAGTTCATTTCAACTCAGACGATTGTCCAACTAGTCCATTAAACGATTATTATAgttaaataaaaagagagacGAGAGAAAAAATATCTCACAGTGTAATTATAAGAGATTATAAGAGATAAGAGCTTAAATTACATTATTAGAAAGGTGATCGTACAAATAAAGTGCTGAGTAAATGAATTATGTCTTCTCACCCAGCTGCTGCTTCGGGTTGATATTCACCACGTCGTCTCCGTTGATGTTGACCATCACGATCTGCGTGGTGCAGTTGGACAAACCGGGGTCCAGGCAGGTCACTGCAGACACAGCCAGAGCAAAACCACAGCAACACACTTTAGACAAGACCCACACAGTTACAAAAACTAACTCTGAACTGTGCTGACATGGGGACGAGATAAGACACAAGACAGTTAATGCAATCGAGTTCAcagagtagtgtgtgtgtgtgtaaacacaccTGGGGTGACTCCGACTACCTCTCCTATGTAGCCGGTTTCTTCCTTCAGCTCTCTCAGTGCAGCCGCTTCTGCGGTTTCGCCCTCATCAATCAATCCTGAACAGAGAAGACACAACTTACTCCGAAAAACACCGTACAGCCGATTTCTTCAAAGAATCGATGGGTTCTGCGGTGAAATTCAAAGTGGGAAACTCTCCACagtcaaatgaatgaaaaaatcTTCTAACCTGCAGGAAACTCCAGTGAGCAGCATCCCATCGGAGGACGGAACTGCTTCACCATCACCACGCAGTCTCTGTGCAGCGTCCGCTTGAGCAGAGCGATGATCCCCACGCCTGGAGGAA
The sequence above is drawn from the Salarias fasciatus chromosome 17, fSalaFa1.1, whole genome shotgun sequence genome and encodes:
- the fbxo18 gene encoding F-box DNA helicase 1, whose amino-acid sequence is MEVAVKRKAKRRHLNAQECEELGQSAAGTDALTQPHANSARSNHDPNRGLYPRTPSKTRRFAPAAFRSPSGRQKSINNFFSVSKVISTSPHKPSLPSTSMYRNGGPNAVEEEDEDDDDISLLAVPLPPNPEDDDNEIDDNLLAAVVIPESDMMDEDEIDDASLLGVPMGLESEATKEPEVDYLEGVTAEMFDDDSEFERCDEEEVEPLPDEHYGLLGTNKALLQPQGCIDDLPEEVLRQILCLVPARDLYRCVSLVCHRWRDIVQDTKFMPFKKRYYRYVMREKEMVGEMAKTLKDSGITDRTRSDLSMRSLVVLMAQHPVAERVRPDDVLERVKRHRLYPQAEASVTLRIPDIKKHLHLNCQGPNPYAAMAVILILSESVADVEALVSLLAGCLSFSAVTEYLNHMAMMLLALQRNRVQISNRLHYNIYYVLHLLENGPFTDTSGEGRGRRIHVTQEQQEILRHDIQRDHVVKIIAFAGTGKTTTLVKYAEQRPHLRFLYVAFNNSVATEARRRFPRNVECRTVHSLAYNDIGKRYRNSNKLVPNVKPFNISFALPKGRGGFARSKVISETLNNFMASADRTIGPHHVPSPHLDNGRVSTEAVALEQMLNPELFVDDALMIWDKMTDLHEKTQVAYFMTHDGYLKLWQLQTPKPRLSDQYDALFIDEAQDCAPVIMDVLLSQRCGKILVGDPHQQIYTFRGAVNALNVTEHTHIYYLTQSFRFGAEIAYVGATILSVCKKVDKILVGGKQRDGVCDETANKALECMNTGVSTSPGQTAILSRCNLGVFSRAVSLIDANPNCRIHFIGDVKNIGLDKILDLWHLLQHSGKKEVQRPRYFRDPFIRSFAKNIGCAFYSLKKYAEQTEDNELGGKLAIVETYGGRIPELVERLNSCYERDISRADFIVGTVHKAKGLEFHTVIVNDDFAKVPCSGHELCHHPDFSFCKIPDDEWNLLYVAVTRSKTSLVMTKNIQRILTIAGEYLLKSEMPPAPLADGTTPPCSVGSCPNCLTPGSAFIMSKPAMNYSDCKSQGGPLCERCVWTRVGPVAFLMTDDVLSMAQIPQAAPGFHRVADDFIMAFF
- the nudt5 gene encoding ADP-sugar pyrophosphatase; this encodes MSNSGENKATTTPHIVKEELIAAGNWVKLEKTTYVDPAGKTRTWETVKRTTRQTNTDADGVGIIALLKRTLHRDCVVMVKQFRPPMGCCSLEFPAGLIDEGETAEAAALRELKEETGYIGEVVGVTPVTCLDPGLSNCTTQIVMVNINGDDVVNINPKQQLGEGEFVEVILLPLDEFQAKIDDLLRKEKIVVDAKVYIFAMGMVQAFFKPSELPVLKQ